In one window of Mesorhizobium sp. B2-1-1 DNA:
- a CDS encoding aldo/keto reductase, with the protein MQKRRLGRTDLSIAPLVLGGNVFGWTADEKTSFDLLDRFVGAGLNAVDTADAYSRWVPGHEGGESETIIGKWMKDRGNRDKVVVVTKVGSDMGQGHKDLSAAYIEKAVDASLKRLQTEFIDLYLSHWPDPTTPYEETLGAYEKLLAKGKIRYAGCSNLDAGQLRAALDVASLRSLPRYEVLQPEYNLYDRSSFDGPLRDLCMAEDIGVITYFSLAKGFLSGKYRSEADLGQSPRGGGVKDYLNARGMRILAALDAVSARHSAKQAEVALAWVIARPGVTAPIASATKPEQMDSLIKAVSLELSADDMAELDKASG; encoded by the coding sequence TTGCAGAAACGCCGTCTCGGTCGCACCGACCTTTCCATCGCGCCGCTGGTTCTGGGCGGCAATGTCTTCGGCTGGACCGCCGACGAGAAGACGTCGTTCGACCTGCTCGACCGCTTCGTCGGCGCCGGCCTGAACGCGGTCGACACAGCGGACGCCTATTCGCGCTGGGTGCCCGGCCACGAGGGCGGCGAATCGGAAACCATCATCGGCAAATGGATGAAGGACCGCGGCAACCGCGATAAGGTCGTGGTGGTCACCAAAGTCGGCTCGGACATGGGACAGGGCCACAAGGACCTGTCCGCCGCTTACATCGAAAAGGCCGTCGATGCTTCGCTGAAGCGGCTTCAGACCGAGTTCATCGATCTTTATCTGTCGCACTGGCCGGATCCAACCACGCCCTATGAGGAAACCCTCGGCGCCTATGAAAAGCTCCTCGCCAAGGGCAAGATCCGTTATGCCGGCTGCTCGAATCTCGACGCCGGCCAGTTGCGCGCCGCGCTCGACGTGGCAAGCCTGCGCAGCCTGCCGCGCTATGAAGTGCTGCAGCCGGAATACAATCTCTACGACCGCTCGTCGTTCGATGGCCCGCTGCGCGATCTCTGCATGGCGGAGGACATCGGCGTGATCACCTATTTCAGCCTGGCCAAGGGTTTCTTGAGCGGCAAATACCGCAGCGAGGCCGATCTCGGTCAAAGCCCGCGCGGCGGCGGCGTGAAAGATTACCTCAATGCGCGCGGTATGCGCATCCTCGCGGCACTCGACGCGGTGTCCGCCAGGCATTCGGCCAAACAGGCGGAAGTGGCGCTTGCCTGGGTCATTGCCCGGCCGGGCGTCACCGCGCCTATCGCCAGCGCCACCAAGCCTGAACAGATGGACAGCCTGATCAAGGCGGTGTCGCTGGAGCTGAGCGCCGACGACATGGCCGAGCTCGACAAGGCGAGCGGCTGA
- a CDS encoding prephenate/arogenate dehydrogenase family protein: MASPMFEKIALVGIGLIGSSLARVIRREGLAGHVAISTRSAATLARAQELGLGSSYAIDAKEAVRDADLVIVSVPVGSSGAVAQEIAPALKRGAIVTDVGSTKASVIAQMQPHIPGGVHFIPGHPLAGTEKSGPDAGFADLFDNRWCIFTPLPDTDPDALERLSEFWRRCGANIDTMDPQHHDMTLAIVSHLPHIIAYNIVGTADDLESVTKTEVIKYSASGFRDFTRLAASDPTMWRDVCLHNKDAILEMLARFSEDLAFLQRAIRWGDGDKLFDLFTRTRAVRRSIIEAGQDIDVPDFGRQAVEHPAKN; this comes from the coding sequence ATGGCATCACCGATGTTCGAAAAGATCGCGCTGGTCGGCATCGGCCTGATTGGCTCGTCGCTGGCCCGCGTCATCCGCCGCGAGGGCCTGGCCGGCCATGTCGCCATCTCGACGCGCAGCGCCGCGACGCTGGCGCGGGCGCAAGAGCTTGGGCTGGGCTCCTCCTACGCCATAGATGCCAAGGAAGCGGTCCGCGATGCCGACCTGGTTATCGTCTCGGTGCCGGTCGGCTCGTCCGGCGCGGTGGCGCAAGAGATCGCGCCGGCGCTGAAGAGGGGCGCCATCGTCACCGATGTCGGCTCGACCAAGGCTTCCGTGATCGCACAGATGCAGCCGCATATACCCGGTGGGGTGCATTTCATTCCCGGCCATCCGCTGGCCGGCACGGAGAAATCTGGGCCCGATGCCGGTTTCGCCGATCTGTTCGACAACCGCTGGTGCATTTTCACCCCGCTGCCGGACACGGATCCGGACGCGCTGGAAAGGCTTTCCGAATTCTGGCGCCGTTGTGGCGCCAACATCGACACGATGGATCCGCAGCATCACGACATGACGCTGGCCATCGTCTCGCATTTGCCGCACATCATCGCCTACAACATCGTCGGCACCGCCGATGACCTGGAATCGGTGACCAAGACGGAAGTCATCAAATATTCCGCTTCCGGTTTCCGCGACTTCACGCGCCTCGCCGCCTCCGATCCGACCATGTGGCGGGACGTGTGCCTGCACAACAAGGACGCGATCCTGGAAATGCTGGCGCGGTTCTCGGAGGATCTGGCTTTTCTGCAGCGGGCGATCCGCTGGGGCGACGGCGACAAGCTGTTCGACCTGTTCACCCGCACCCGCGCCGTGCGACGCTCGATCATCGAGGCCGGCCAGGACATCGACGTGCCGGATTTCGGTCGCCAGGCGGTCGAGCATCCGGCGAAAAACTAG
- a CDS encoding pyridoxamine 5'-phosphate oxidase family protein: MGAHAFTSDVAFTPTVKAIQARKGSRQAYSRVEERGGWQSVIASDLAAFIEMQTSVFLSTANGVGQPYIQHRGGPAGFLKVLDEKTIGFADFAGNRQFITQGNLADNPQAFLFLIDYAHRQRVKIWGSARVVEGDAELTARLMPRDYAARPEQVILFTVATWDANCPQHIPQRFEAADVAAALAERDRRIERLEQEVARLRQAPGSVVTK, translated from the coding sequence ATGGGCGCGCATGCTTTCACCAGCGACGTGGCTTTCACGCCGACCGTCAAGGCGATCCAGGCCCGCAAGGGCTCGCGCCAAGCCTATTCCCGGGTCGAGGAGCGCGGTGGCTGGCAGTCGGTGATCGCATCCGATCTTGCCGCCTTCATCGAGATGCAGACCAGCGTCTTCCTGTCGACGGCCAACGGCGTCGGCCAGCCCTATATCCAGCATCGCGGCGGGCCCGCCGGCTTCCTCAAGGTGCTCGATGAAAAGACGATCGGCTTCGCCGATTTCGCCGGCAACAGACAGTTCATCACCCAGGGCAATCTGGCCGACAATCCGCAGGCCTTCCTGTTCCTCATCGACTATGCCCATCGCCAGCGCGTCAAGATCTGGGGCAGCGCGCGCGTGGTGGAGGGCGACGCCGAGCTGACGGCGAGGCTGATGCCGCGCGATTATGCGGCGCGGCCCGAACAGGTCATCCTGTTCACCGTGGCGACCTGGGATGCCAATTGTCCGCAGCACATTCCGCAGCGTTTCGAGGCCGCTGACGTGGCGGCGGCGCTGGCCGAACGCGACAGGCGGATCGAACGGCTCGAACAGGAAGTCGCTCGCCTGCGGCAGGCGCCGGGATCCGTCGTCACCAAATGA
- a CDS encoding YdcF family protein: MMEVRDSTSTVGPMPALAARPHGRGRVSAVLRVSSFALLALVALFAGGFGWFANTVSHLTTPANPARADAIIVLTGGQSRLDAAMELLASGKGARLLISGVHPSASRRQLQAATGGDIRLFSCCVDIDRAALDTIGNAEESAKWVESHAYGTVILVTNNYHMPRSLLEMGRLLHKAKLEPYPVVNSNLDNGGWLTKPRALRVLFTEYNKYLLALARGIVPVKPTPDGIALAEIAAGS, from the coding sequence ATGATGGAGGTGCGGGACTCGACCAGTACCGTTGGACCGATGCCGGCGTTGGCGGCGCGTCCGCATGGACGCGGCCGGGTTTCGGCCGTGCTGCGCGTTTCTTCTTTCGCCTTGCTTGCCCTGGTCGCCCTGTTTGCCGGCGGCTTCGGCTGGTTCGCCAACACCGTCAGCCATCTGACCACCCCTGCCAACCCTGCCAGGGCCGACGCAATCATCGTGTTGACGGGCGGCCAATCGCGCCTCGATGCGGCGATGGAACTGCTGGCGTCCGGCAAGGGCGCGCGGCTTTTGATCAGCGGTGTGCATCCCTCCGCCAGCCGACGCCAGCTTCAGGCCGCGACTGGCGGCGACATCAGGCTGTTTTCCTGCTGCGTCGACATCGACCGCGCCGCGCTCGACACGATCGGCAATGCCGAGGAAAGCGCCAAATGGGTCGAGAGCCATGCCTATGGCACGGTGATCCTCGTCACCAACAATTACCACATGCCGCGCAGCCTGCTGGAAATGGGCCGGCTGCTGCACAAGGCCAAGCTCGAACCCTATCCGGTGGTCAACAGCAATCTCGACAATGGCGGCTGGCTGACCAAGCCGCGGGCGCTGCGCGTGCTGTTCACCGAATACAATAAATATCTGCTGGCATTGGCGCGCGGCATCGTTCCGGTGAAGCCGACGCCGGACGGCATCGCGTTGGCCGAGATCGCCGCCGGCAGCTGA
- a CDS encoding lysophospholipid acyltransferase family protein — protein MLQVRSLAFNFVFYINLIVQMILWTPYYFLSPRHRAWFVPKFWSRTSMWLYDKIAGTKSDITGVENLPEGSFILAPKHQSFWDAIAFFPYLQDPLYILKRELTWIPFFGWYILKMRMIPVDRGSRSKALKAVVAATKEEIARNPRQLIIYPEGTRRAPGDEPAYKYGIVEIYAQLGIPVVPVAHVAGLYWPRRKFLRYPGTIKARFLPPIPPGLDKEEFMRRLIGETETACDQFLIDASRAPNPPALPPTAVKRLRELGAKA, from the coding sequence ATGCTCCAAGTCCGATCGCTGGCGTTCAACTTCGTCTTCTACATCAATCTGATCGTCCAGATGATCCTCTGGACTCCCTATTATTTCCTGTCGCCGCGCCATCGCGCCTGGTTCGTGCCGAAGTTCTGGTCGCGCACCTCGATGTGGCTCTACGACAAGATCGCCGGGACCAAGAGCGACATCACCGGGGTGGAAAATCTGCCCGAAGGTTCCTTCATCCTGGCGCCCAAGCACCAGTCCTTCTGGGACGCGATCGCCTTCTTCCCCTATCTCCAGGATCCACTCTACATTCTGAAGCGCGAGCTGACCTGGATTCCGTTCTTCGGCTGGTACATCCTGAAAATGCGCATGATCCCGGTCGACCGCGGCAGCCGCTCCAAGGCGCTGAAGGCGGTGGTTGCGGCGACCAAGGAAGAAATCGCGCGCAACCCGCGGCAGCTCATCATCTATCCCGAAGGCACCCGCCGCGCGCCCGGCGACGAACCCGCCTACAAATACGGCATCGTCGAAATCTATGCGCAGCTCGGCATTCCCGTGGTGCCGGTCGCCCATGTTGCCGGCCTCTATTGGCCGCGCCGCAAGTTCCTGCGCTATCCCGGCACCATCAAGGCGCGCTTCCTGCCGCCGATCCCGCCGGGCCTGGACAAGGAGGAATTCATGCGGCGGCTGATCGGCGAAACCGAAACCGCCTGCGACCAGTTCCTCATCGACGCGTCCCGTGCACCCAATCCGCCCGCCTTGCCGCCGACGGCGGTCAAGCGGCTGCGGGAACTCGGCGCCAAAGCCTGA
- a CDS encoding gamma-glutamylcyclotransferase, with the protein MGDFWVFGYGSLIWRPGFAHVETRRARLHGYRRALCVYSFVHRGTRERPGLVLGLDRGGSCVGLAFRVPGELRDEVIAYLRERELVTNVYLERMLNVRLDGGGTVEAVAYIVDRNHEQYAGALDAAHAADVVRGAVGQSGNNEDYVSSTLDHLRALGIRDHWLEDVARRIAPL; encoded by the coding sequence ATGGGCGATTTTTGGGTGTTTGGCTATGGTTCGTTGATATGGCGGCCGGGGTTCGCGCATGTCGAGACAAGGCGGGCGCGCCTGCATGGCTATCGTCGCGCGCTGTGCGTCTATTCCTTCGTGCATCGCGGCACGCGGGAACGTCCGGGGCTGGTGCTCGGCCTTGACCGCGGGGGTTCCTGCGTCGGGCTGGCTTTCCGGGTGCCGGGCGAGTTGCGGGACGAGGTCATCGCCTATCTGCGTGAGCGCGAGCTGGTCACCAATGTCTATCTCGAGCGCATGCTCAATGTCCGCCTTGACGGCGGCGGCACGGTCGAGGCCGTGGCCTATATCGTCGACCGCAATCATGAGCAGTATGCCGGTGCGCTCGATGCGGCCCACGCCGCTGATGTGGTGCGCGGCGCTGTCGGCCAGTCCGGCAATAATGAGGATTATGTGTCGAGCACGCTGGACCATCTCCGGGCGCTCGGCATCCGCGATCACTGGTTGGAAGACGTGGCTAGGCGGATCGCGCCTTTGTGA
- a CDS encoding LysE family translocator, which translates to MAGPLFSQPDMWRQLVALMLAATAVMGSPGPATISVIAVGAAFGLRRSLSYALGVILGTITVLLVVASGVSAMLAAMPPLAPLLVAASAAYILYLAFKIASAPPLAADAGEAARPTFTGGFLLAVANPKAYVAIAAVFAGASADSGAGAIGTGPKLTALACMIVAIHAVWLLAGAAFARFLRRPVASRIINLVFAATLVLTTALAVFA; encoded by the coding sequence ATGGCAGGCCCGCTTTTTTCGCAGCCGGATATGTGGCGTCAGCTCGTTGCGCTGATGCTTGCCGCTACGGCCGTCATGGGCAGCCCGGGACCGGCGACGATAAGCGTCATCGCCGTCGGCGCGGCGTTCGGCCTGCGCCGTTCCCTGAGCTACGCCTTGGGGGTCATCCTGGGCACGATCACCGTGCTTCTGGTCGTGGCAAGCGGGGTGAGCGCCATGCTTGCCGCGATGCCGCCGCTCGCGCCGCTGCTTGTCGCGGCGTCGGCTGCCTATATCCTCTATCTCGCGTTCAAGATTGCCAGCGCGCCGCCCCTGGCGGCGGATGCCGGCGAGGCCGCGCGACCGACATTCACCGGCGGGTTCCTGCTGGCGGTGGCCAACCCGAAGGCTTATGTGGCCATCGCCGCGGTGTTCGCCGGCGCGTCCGCGGATTCGGGCGCCGGCGCCATCGGCACCGGGCCGAAGCTGACCGCTCTCGCATGCATGATCGTCGCCATCCATGCCGTGTGGCTGCTTGCGGGCGCTGCTTTCGCGCGCTTTCTTCGCAGGCCGGTGGCTTCGCGCATCATCAATCTGGTCTTTGCCGCGACGCTGGTGCTGACGACCGCACTGGCTGTGTTCGCTTGA
- a CDS encoding DUF1348 family protein: protein MSQDRPPLPPFTAETAAQKARMAEDAWNSRDPARVALAYTADSRWRNRAEFLQGRDAIQAFLTRKWSRELDYRLIKEVWAFHGNRIAVRFAYEWHDDSGSWFRSYGNENWEFDEHGLMRLRIASINDLPIGTADRKYHWPLGRRPDDHPSLSELGL, encoded by the coding sequence ATGTCGCAAGATCGCCCGCCGCTGCCGCCATTCACCGCGGAAACCGCCGCGCAGAAGGCGCGCATGGCCGAGGATGCCTGGAACTCGCGCGATCCAGCCCGTGTCGCACTTGCCTATACGGCGGACAGCCGCTGGCGCAATCGTGCCGAGTTTCTGCAAGGCCGCGATGCCATCCAGGCTTTCCTGACGCGCAAATGGAGCCGGGAGCTCGACTACCGGCTGATCAAGGAGGTCTGGGCTTTCCACGGCAACCGTATCGCCGTGCGTTTCGCCTATGAGTGGCACGACGACAGCGGCTCCTGGTTCCGCAGCTATGGCAATGAGAACTGGGAATTCGACGAACACGGGCTGATGCGACTGCGCATCGCCAGCATCAACGACCTGCCGATCGGCACTGCCGACCGTAAATATCACTGGCCGCTCGGCCGGCGGCCCGACGACCATCCGTCGCTGTCGGAACTCGGGCTCTAA
- a CDS encoding LysR family transcriptional regulator, protein MDRLEAMSLFVAAAEAGSLSAAARRFRIPLATVSRKVSDLERHLKTRLLNRSTRRLTLTDAGQAYLAACRRILGEVGEAERMAAGEYSAPTGELAITAPVVFGRLHVLPVVTGFLAAYPDVDIRLTLADRITQLVEDHFDLAIRIGRLPDSSFVAMRIGTIRRVVCASPGYLAERGAPTALADLESHSCITFEGPGALSTWSFTVGKAEMPIRVRSRLQVNTAEAAIDAALAGVGLTRVLSYQVDAAVRSGALRVLLREFEPEPWPVSLVHAGHGLLPVKLRAFLDFAAPRLKERLARLM, encoded by the coding sequence ATGGACCGGCTCGAAGCCATGTCGCTTTTTGTCGCCGCGGCGGAGGCCGGCAGCCTGTCTGCCGCCGCGCGCCGTTTTCGCATTCCGCTGGCGACGGTCAGCCGCAAGGTTTCCGACCTGGAACGGCATCTCAAGACCCGCCTTCTGAACCGCTCCACCCGCCGGCTGACGCTGACCGATGCGGGCCAGGCCTATCTTGCCGCCTGCCGCCGCATCCTGGGCGAGGTCGGCGAGGCCGAGCGCATGGCGGCCGGCGAATACAGCGCCCCGACGGGCGAACTGGCCATCACCGCGCCGGTCGTCTTCGGCCGCCTGCATGTGCTGCCGGTCGTGACCGGCTTCCTCGCCGCCTATCCCGACGTAGACATCCGCCTGACGCTGGCCGACCGCATAACCCAGTTGGTCGAGGACCATTTCGACCTCGCCATCCGCATCGGCCGGCTTCCCGACTCCAGTTTTGTCGCCATGCGGATCGGTACGATCCGCCGTGTCGTTTGCGCGAGCCCCGGCTATCTGGCCGAACGCGGCGCCCCGACGGCGCTTGCGGACCTCGAGTCCCACAGCTGCATTACCTTCGAAGGGCCGGGCGCGCTCTCGACATGGAGCTTCACCGTCGGGAAGGCCGAGATGCCGATTCGGGTCCGCTCGCGGCTTCAGGTCAACACCGCCGAAGCTGCGATCGATGCCGCGCTCGCCGGCGTCGGGCTGACGAGGGTGCTGTCCTACCAGGTCGACGCGGCGGTGCGGTCAGGCGCGCTGCGCGTGCTGCTGCGGGAGTTCGAACCGGAACCCTGGCCGGTAAGCCTGGTGCACGCAGGCCACGGCTTGCTGCCGGTCAAGCTGCGCGCATTTCTTGACTTCGCCGCCCCGCGCCTGAAAGAAAGGCTGGCGCGGCTGATGTAG
- the ftsE gene encoding cell division ATP-binding protein FtsE gives MIRFENVGLRYGMGPEILRDISLHIPERSFQFLSGPSGAGKTTLLRLLFMSLKPTRGLITIFGKDRSRISRAELPHLRRRIGVVFQDFRLLDHMTTYENVALPLRVRGREEASYRTDVTELLKWVGLGERMHVLPPVLSGGEKQRAAIARALIEQPEILLADEPTGNVDPPLARRLLRLFIELNRLGTAVVIATHDLGLMEQVDARRMILAGGRLDIYD, from the coding sequence GTGATTCGCTTCGAAAATGTCGGCCTCCGCTATGGCATGGGTCCGGAAATCCTCCGCGACATTTCCCTGCACATACCGGAGCGCTCGTTCCAGTTCCTGAGCGGGCCTTCGGGCGCCGGCAAGACGACGTTGCTGCGGCTTCTCTTCATGTCGCTGAAGCCGACGCGTGGGCTGATCACCATCTTCGGCAAGGACCGCTCGCGCATCTCGCGCGCCGAACTGCCGCATCTCAGGCGTCGCATCGGCGTGGTGTTCCAGGATTTCCGCCTGCTCGACCACATGACCACCTATGAGAATGTCGCGTTGCCCTTGCGCGTGCGCGGGCGCGAGGAAGCGAGCTACCGCACCGACGTCACCGAGCTGTTGAAATGGGTCGGGCTCGGCGAACGCATGCATGTGCTGCCGCCGGTCCTGTCGGGCGGCGAGAAGCAGCGGGCCGCGATCGCCCGCGCCCTGATCGAGCAGCCGGAGATCCTGCTGGCCGACGAGCCGACCGGCAATGTCGATCCGCCGCTGGCGCGACGCCTGCTCAGGCTCTTCATCGAACTCAACCGCCTGGGCACCGCCGTGGTGATCGCGACCCACGATCTCGGCCTGATGGAGCAGGTCGATGCGCGCCGCATGATCCTGGCCGGCGGGAGGCTTGATATCTATGACTGA
- a CDS encoding cell division protein FtsX: protein MTELSAEHLDAQADEAAAPRPRVQRRMAPIVPAQNIAGRALVLVIAIMTFLSCLTFGAVTLVRDTASVWENQISREATIQIKPVDGLDMEAALAQASQIAGESPGVKATRIIDRDATARLLEPWLGSGLNIDELPVPRLIIVTIDESNPPDFAAMRAAITPKLPSASLDDHRTWVDRLVAMARTTVTIGIAVLALMLSATVLTVVFATRGAMAGNGHIIEVLHFVGAEARFIAREFRRHFLITGMKGAAAGGAAAVAVFIVFSWWSSRNMATPQADQATALFGNFAIGSAGYLGVVLMVLVIGALTAATSHATVVAYLSDIDVRQPEA, encoded by the coding sequence ATGACTGAGCTTTCCGCCGAACACCTCGACGCACAGGCCGACGAAGCGGCCGCGCCAAGGCCGCGCGTCCAGCGCAGGATGGCGCCCATCGTGCCGGCGCAGAACATCGCCGGCCGCGCCCTGGTGCTGGTCATCGCCATAATGACCTTCCTGTCCTGCCTGACCTTCGGCGCGGTTACCCTGGTGCGCGACACCGCCTCGGTCTGGGAAAACCAGATCTCGCGCGAGGCGACGATCCAGATCAAGCCGGTCGACGGCCTCGACATGGAGGCAGCCCTTGCCCAGGCCTCGCAGATCGCCGGCGAATCCCCCGGCGTGAAGGCGACCAGGATCATCGACCGCGACGCGACCGCCAGATTGCTGGAGCCGTGGCTGGGTTCGGGCCTCAACATCGACGAACTGCCGGTGCCGCGGCTGATCATCGTCACCATCGACGAGAGCAACCCGCCCGATTTCGCCGCCATGCGCGCCGCGATCACGCCGAAGCTGCCGAGCGCATCGCTTGACGATCACCGCACCTGGGTGGACCGGCTGGTGGCCATGGCCCGCACCACGGTGACCATCGGTATCGCGGTGCTGGCGCTGATGCTCTCGGCGACGGTGCTGACCGTGGTGTTCGCCACGCGCGGCGCCATGGCCGGCAACGGCCACATCATCGAGGTGCTGCATTTCGTCGGCGCCGAAGCGCGTTTCATCGCCCGCGAGTTCCGTCGCCATTTCCTGATCACCGGCATGAAGGGCGCGGCCGCCGGCGGAGCCGCCGCGGTCGCCGTCTTCATCGTCTTTTCCTGGTGGTCCTCGCGCAACATGGCGACCCCGCAGGCCGACCAGGCGACTGCGCTATTCGGCAACTTCGCCATCGGCTCGGCCGGCTATCTCGGTGTCGTGCTGATGGTGCTGGTCATCGGCGCGCTGACGGCTGCAACCTCGCACGCCACCGTCGTCGCCTATCTCAGCGACATCGACGTGCGCCAGCCTGAAGCATGA
- a CDS encoding sugar kinase, whose protein sequence is MDRPAKLLSVGALTLDTILRVEALPIHQGKFMAADGVQIASGMATSAACAARRLGAEVWLWASAGDDQVGNQLISGIEAEGVDCSLVRRVPGASSALAAILVDGHGERIIVPFYDQRAQADPDGLPVADLTAFDAVLVDVRWPGAAALALSAARAAGRPGILDADTAPLAVLERLLPLASHIVASEPAARIVCGQALDPQAACADLASRTDAFVAVTAGGAGTWWHDRQAGCVRHVAAPKVKVVDTLAAGDVFHGAFAAGLAQAMPIEQALRFASAAAALKCQRFGGRLGAPDRAETLAMMAATWPEGA, encoded by the coding sequence ATGGACAGACCGGCAAAACTCCTGAGCGTCGGCGCGCTGACGCTCGACACCATTCTTCGCGTCGAAGCGCTGCCCATCCATCAGGGCAAGTTCATGGCCGCCGATGGCGTCCAGATCGCTTCCGGCATGGCCACGAGTGCCGCCTGCGCCGCACGCCGGCTGGGCGCCGAAGTGTGGCTTTGGGCGAGCGCCGGCGATGATCAGGTCGGCAACCAGCTGATATCGGGCATCGAGGCGGAGGGCGTCGATTGCAGCCTCGTCCGTCGCGTCCCCGGAGCGTCCTCGGCGCTGGCCGCGATCCTTGTCGACGGCCATGGCGAACGCATCATCGTGCCTTTCTACGATCAGCGCGCTCAGGCCGATCCCGACGGCTTGCCGGTCGCCGATCTCACGGCTTTCGATGCCGTGCTGGTCGATGTGCGCTGGCCGGGTGCTGCGGCGCTGGCGCTCAGCGCTGCGCGCGCTGCCGGCCGCCCTGGGATCCTCGATGCCGACACCGCGCCATTGGCAGTGCTGGAGCGGCTGTTGCCGCTCGCCTCGCACATCGTCGCCTCCGAACCGGCGGCGCGCATCGTCTGCGGCCAGGCGCTGGACCCGCAGGCCGCATGCGCCGACCTTGCGTCGCGCACCGACGCTTTCGTCGCGGTAACCGCCGGCGGGGCTGGAACCTGGTGGCATGACAGGCAGGCCGGTTGCGTACGCCACGTCGCTGCGCCAAAGGTCAAGGTGGTGGATACGCTGGCAGCCGGCGACGTCTTTCATGGCGCATTCGCAGCCGGATTGGCGCAAGCCATGCCGATCGAGCAGGCGCTACGCTTTGCCAGCGCGGCCGCAGCGCTCAAATGCCAGCGCTTCGGCGGCAGGCTGGGCGCGCCCGATCGTGCCGAGACACTGGCGATGATGGCGGCGACCTGGCCTGAAGGAGCCTAG
- a CDS encoding DUF2125 domain-containing protein has protein sequence MTSTDERQPKHRRRLFWLAAFVIALFAIYSGGWFYLADRVRSEADKAIATLNKSGIEAGCANLQVSGYPLSFAVSCDNLAYEDDAKNLAASAGSFNAVAQIIQPLSPVADLRGPLRTSVPGMVPLWIDWDDLKANVKLSWPLPRRISLTAEGLSGQTDPADDTDPVQLFSAGKAAGQLQPNGRDIDYIGSFGDLEIDPDAIGGRVLPPLDASGEATLKNGLALIGTQLKSLRGQAVEIRRLDLSSGTAHVAVSGPLSVDTEGLVDADLMIRLKDPKAVAAILGAAIPEQKNQIEQGFAALALLGNEPSMPLKVVKGKASLGFIPLGKIKPVD, from the coding sequence ATGACGTCCACTGACGAACGCCAGCCGAAGCATCGCCGCCGCCTGTTCTGGCTTGCAGCGTTTGTCATCGCGCTGTTCGCCATCTACAGCGGCGGCTGGTTCTATCTCGCCGACAGGGTCCGGAGCGAAGCCGACAAGGCGATCGCCACGCTCAACAAGAGTGGCATCGAGGCCGGCTGCGCCAATCTCCAGGTCAGCGGTTATCCCCTGAGCTTCGCCGTCTCCTGCGACAATCTTGCTTATGAGGACGACGCCAAGAACCTTGCCGCCTCTGCCGGCTCCTTCAACGCCGTCGCCCAGATCATCCAGCCGCTGTCGCCGGTCGCGGACCTGCGCGGTCCGCTCAGGACCTCGGTTCCGGGCATGGTGCCGCTGTGGATCGACTGGGATGATCTTAAGGCCAACGTCAAGCTCTCATGGCCGCTGCCGCGACGCATTTCGCTCACGGCCGAGGGCCTGTCCGGCCAGACCGATCCGGCCGACGACACCGATCCGGTGCAACTGTTCAGCGCCGGCAAGGCGGCGGGCCAGCTGCAGCCGAACGGCAGGGATATCGACTATATCGGCAGCTTCGGCGATCTGGAGATCGACCCCGATGCGATCGGGGGCCGCGTCCTGCCGCCGCTCGACGCCAGTGGCGAGGCGACGCTGAAGAACGGCCTGGCCCTGATCGGCACGCAACTGAAAAGCCTGCGCGGCCAGGCCGTCGAGATCCGCAGGCTGGATTTGTCGTCGGGCACGGCGCACGTCGCCGTTTCCGGGCCGCTGTCGGTCGACACCGAGGGCCTGGTCGATGCCGATCTGATGATCAGGCTGAAAGACCCGAAAGCCGTGGCCGCCATTCTCGGGGCCGCCATACCCGAACAGAAGAACCAGATCGAACAAGGCTTTGCCGCCCTGGCGCTGCTCGGCAACGAACCGTCGATGCCGCTCAAGGTGGTCAAGGGCAAGGCCTCGCTCGGCTTTATCCCGCTGGGCAAGATCAAGCCGGTCGACTAA